From Phoenix dactylifera cultivar Barhee BC4 unplaced genomic scaffold, palm_55x_up_171113_PBpolish2nd_filt_p 000944F, whole genome shotgun sequence, one genomic window encodes:
- the LOC120103929 gene encoding WAT1-related protein At3g02690, chloroplastic-like: protein MDSPAVDCVGTGADVECFVPESSSEGDQLLPPPAKKRPAASFEIGRGEMGEGSDVGLVQKALDWALLVSPFFFWGTAMVAMKEVIPKTGPFFVSAFRLIPAGALLIGFAAVRGRKQPTGAFAWLSIVLFGVVDAACFQGFLAEGLQRTSAGLGSVSL, encoded by the exons ATGGACTCGCCGGCCGTGGACTGCGTCGGTACCGGCGCCGATGTCGAGTGCTTCGTGCCAGAGTCCTCCTCCGAGGGCGACCAGCTGCTGCCGCCGCCGGCGAAGAAGAGACCGGCGGCGAGCTTCGAGATTGGGAGAGGGGAAATGGGGGAGGGTTCCGACGTTGGGTTGGTCCAGAAGGCTTTGGATTGGGCGCTCCTGGTGTCGCCCTTCTTCTTCTGGGGCACGGCCATGGTCGCCATGAAGGAGGTGATCCCCAAGACGGGGCCTTTCTTCGTCTCGGCCTTCCGGCTGATCCCGGCAGGGGCTCTTTTGATCGGTTTCGCAGCGGTGAGGGGGAGGAAGCAGCCGACCGGGGCTTTTGCGTGGCTCTCCATCGTCTTGTTTGGGGTCGTGGATGCTGCTTGCTTTCAG GGATTTCTGGCTGAGGGTTTGCAGAGGACATCGGCGGGATTGGGCAGTGTAAGTTTGTAA